In one window of Musa acuminata AAA Group cultivar baxijiao chromosome BXJ3-2, Cavendish_Baxijiao_AAA, whole genome shotgun sequence DNA:
- the LOC135632042 gene encoding UDP-glucuronic acid decarboxylase 2-like: MASELIYRGHDAAHTPTSGGAGYTPKPEKRLLWFSRPLRYLIREQRLAFLLVGMALATLFFALAPSSSPSSYSSAAAAELALRSAMELARFGEHHRHRAAFEAATSRGFVGGKVPLGIKRKGLRIVVTGGAGFVGSHLVDRLIARGDSVIVVDNFFTGRKENVMHHFGNPNFELIRHDVVEPLLLEVDQIYHLACPASPVHYKFNPVKTIISNVVGTLNMLGLAKRVGARFLLTSTSEVYGDPLQHPQVETYWGNVNPIGVRSCYDEGKRTAETLTMDYHRGAQVEVRIARIFNTYGPRMCIDDGRVVSNFVAQALRKEPLTVYGDGKQTRSFQYVSDLVEGLMRLMEGEHVGPFNLGNPGEFTMLELANVVQETIDPNAKIEFRPNTEDDPHKRKPDITRAKELLGWEPKIPLRQGLPLMVSDFRKRIFGDHFDVNPSTTTTSTATGTGFS; the protein is encoded by the exons ATGGCCTCCGAGCTCATCTACCGCGGCCATGACGCCGCCCACACGCCGACGAGCGGCGGCGCCGGGTACACACCCAAGCCGGAGAAGCGGCTGCTCTGGTTCTCACGCCCGCTCCGCTACCTTATTCGGGAGCAGCGCCTCGCCTTCCTACTCGTAGGCATGGCCCTTGCCACCCTCTTCTTCGCCCTCGCTCCCTCCTCTTCCCCCTCCTCCTACTCCTCCGCCGCGGCGGCCGAGCTGGCCCTCCGCTCGGCGATGGAGCTGGCGAGATTCGGCGAGCACCACCGCCACAGGGCGGCGTTCGAGGCGGCGACGTCTAGGGGCTTCGTTGGGGGGAAGGTGCCGCTGGGAATCAAGCGGAAGGGGCTCCGCATCGTGGTAACTGGCGGGGCCGGCTTCGTGGGGAGCCACCTGGTGGACCGGCTGATCGCTCGTGGGGACAGCGTCATCGTGGTGGACAACTTCTTCACGGGGCGGAAGGAGAACGTGATGCACCACTTCGGGAACCCCAACTTCGAGCTCATCCGCCACGACGTCGTCGAGCCGCTGCTGCTCGAGGTCGACCAGATCTACCACCTCGCTTGCCCCGCCTCCCCAGTCCACTACAAGTTCAACCCCGTCAAGACCATCAtatc CAATGTGGTGGGAACTCTCAACATGCTTGGCCTGGCCAAGAGAGTGGGAGCCAGGTTCCTCCTCACCAGCACCAGTGAAGTCTATGGTGATCCATTACAGCACCCTCAAGTTGAGACCTACTGGGGCAATGTCAATCCCATTG GTGTTAGGAGCTGCTACGATGAAGGCAAGCGCACCGCCGAGACACTGACAATGGACTACCACCGTGGTGCCCAAGTCGAG GTGAGGATTGCTCGGATCTTTAACACTTACGGGCCTCGCATGTGCATTGATGATGGCCGGGTTGTCAGCAATTTTGTTGCTCAG GCCTTGAGGAAGGAGCCATTAACGGTTTATGGGGATGGAAAGCAGACAAGGAGCTTCCAATATGTATCTGATCTG GTGGAGGGGCTGATGAGGCTGATGGAAGGTGAACATGTTGGCCCATTCAACTTGGGCAACCCTGGAGAGTTTACGATGCTGGAGCTTGCAAATGTGGTGCAGGAAACCATCGATCCCAATGCGAAAATTGAGTTCCGTCCCAACACCGAGGACGACCCCCACAAGCGCAAGCCTGACATCACCAGGGCCAAGGAACTGCTTGGCTGGGAGCCCAAGATCCCTCTCCGCCAAGGTCTTCCGCTGATGGTCTCTGACTTCCGCAAGCGTATATTTGGTGATCATTTTGACGTGAATCCATCCACCACTACCACTTCAACAGCCACTGGCACAGGATTCTCTTAA